From the Saccharobesus litoralis genome, one window contains:
- the lpxB gene encoding lipid-A-disaccharide synthase has product MRIALVAGEVSGDILGSNLIQELKKIFPDATFEGVPGEGMKAQGCKALFDMEELAVMGIVEVLGRLPRLLSIRKQLINYWKASPPDIFIGIDAPDFNLTLEGKLKAVGIKTVHYVSPSVWAWRQKRVFKVKKATDLVLALFPFEKAFYDKFDVPCQFIGHTLADQIPLQSDKLKARQQLNIANRATLGLFCGSRSSEIELLGEPYLKAIVELKTELPDLQVISAYVNPKRQAQLEAARLKYAPDVTIQYFEKSAQSVMAAADVLLMASGTATLEAALIKRPMVVAYRFKTLSYMIFKRLVKVKYFSLPNLLADSMLVKELLQDDVTPTALKQELQRLFTSDNQDMMQQFSQIHHQLKKDAGKHAALAIAELVRR; this is encoded by the coding sequence ATGCGCATTGCATTAGTTGCTGGTGAGGTATCGGGTGATATCCTCGGCAGCAACCTTATCCAAGAATTAAAAAAAATATTTCCAGACGCTACTTTTGAAGGTGTGCCCGGTGAAGGCATGAAAGCTCAAGGGTGCAAAGCGCTGTTTGATATGGAAGAACTGGCAGTGATGGGAATTGTTGAAGTCCTCGGGCGTTTACCTCGGCTCTTATCTATTCGCAAACAGCTTATTAATTATTGGAAAGCGTCACCGCCGGATATCTTTATTGGTATCGATGCACCTGATTTCAATTTAACCTTAGAAGGCAAGTTAAAGGCTGTCGGTATTAAAACCGTTCATTATGTGAGCCCGTCTGTGTGGGCTTGGCGTCAAAAACGGGTATTTAAAGTGAAAAAAGCCACCGATTTGGTGCTAGCTTTATTTCCCTTTGAAAAAGCCTTTTACGATAAATTTGATGTGCCTTGCCAATTTATTGGTCATACGTTAGCGGATCAAATTCCATTACAAAGCGACAAACTAAAAGCTCGACAACAATTGAATATTGCTAATCGCGCAACCTTAGGCTTATTTTGTGGTAGCCGCAGTAGTGAAATCGAATTGCTTGGCGAGCCCTACCTTAAAGCCATTGTTGAGTTGAAAACAGAACTGCCTGACTTACAAGTGATTTCAGCGTATGTTAATCCCAAACGCCAAGCTCAACTCGAAGCCGCTCGATTAAAATATGCTCCGGACGTGACTATTCAATACTTTGAAAAATCGGCGCAAAGCGTAATGGCTGCGGCGGATGTGTTGTTAATGGCGTCAGGTACGGCGACCCTAGAGGCGGCTTTAATTAAACGGCCTATGGTTGTTGCGTATCGCTTTAAAACCTTGTCCTATATGATTTTTAAACGCTTAGTTAAAGTTAAGTACTTTTCCTTACCCAACTTACTAGCAGATAGCATGTTAGTTAAAGAGTTATTGCAAGATGACGTAACACCAACTGCATTAAAGCAAGAGCTGCAGCGTTTATTTACGTCAGATAATCAAGACATGATGCAGCAGTTTAGCCAAATACATCACCAACTGAAAAAAGATGCGGGTAAGCATGCCGCCTTAGCTATTGCAGAATTAGTGAGAAGATAA
- the lpxA gene encoding acyl-ACP--UDP-N-acetylglucosamine O-acyltransferase, with amino-acid sequence MIHSTAIIEAGAKIGKNVTIGPWTYIAANVEIGDNCQIASHVVIKGPTKIGKGNRIFQFASVGEDCQDKKFVAGEPTELIIGDNNIIRESVTIHRGTTQDNSLTQIGSGNLLMAYVHVAHDCIVGDNNILANNATLAGHVHVGDFAILGGFTGVHQFCKIGSHSFCAVGSVVLKDIPPYVMVAGQNAEPHGINSEGLKRRGYSKDAILAIRNAYKTLYRNGLTLAEATAQLAESAKQESAIQPFVDFIEQSNRGIIR; translated from the coding sequence TTGATACACAGTACCGCGATAATTGAAGCTGGGGCTAAGATTGGTAAAAACGTTACCATAGGCCCTTGGACTTATATAGCTGCTAATGTTGAAATAGGTGATAACTGCCAAATCGCCTCGCATGTGGTTATTAAAGGCCCAACTAAAATTGGTAAAGGTAACCGGATCTTTCAGTTTGCCTCGGTTGGCGAAGACTGTCAGGACAAAAAGTTTGTTGCAGGCGAACCGACAGAACTCATTATTGGTGATAACAATATTATTCGAGAGTCTGTCACTATCCACAGAGGAACAACCCAAGATAATAGCTTGACTCAAATAGGGTCAGGCAATTTGTTAATGGCCTATGTACATGTTGCGCATGATTGTATTGTTGGTGACAACAATATTTTGGCTAACAATGCGACATTAGCCGGGCATGTCCATGTTGGCGACTTTGCTATTTTGGGCGGTTTTACTGGGGTTCACCAATTTTGCAAAATTGGCAGTCATTCGTTTTGTGCTGTTGGCTCTGTGGTATTAAAAGATATTCCGCCTTATGTAATGGTGGCAGGTCAAAATGCTGAGCCTCATGGTATCAATAGCGAAGGTTTAAAACGCCGTGGTTATTCTAAAGATGCAATATTGGCCATACGTAACGCGTATAAAACCTTATATCGCAACGGATTGACCTTAGCTGAGGCGACTGCGCAATTAGCTGAATCTGCTAAGCAAGAATCGGCTATCCAACCTTTTGTCGATTTTATCGAGCAATCAAATCGCGGCATAATTCGTTAA
- the fabZ gene encoding 3-hydroxyacyl-ACP dehydratase FabZ, whose protein sequence is MSSELNTVDIQEIFELLPHRYPFLLIDRVVDFEVEKSVHGYKNITINEPIFNGHFPGKPIFPGVLIIEALAQATGILGFKTMQARGGLTGNELYLLASVDNVRFKRPVVPGDQLHLHAELIKERRGMWKFSCEAKVDGELACSAEIMCAAREM, encoded by the coding sequence TTGAGTAGCGAATTAAATACGGTTGATATCCAAGAAATATTTGAACTATTGCCGCATCGTTATCCGTTTTTATTAATTGACCGTGTTGTTGATTTTGAAGTTGAAAAGTCAGTGCATGGTTACAAAAATATTACTATCAACGAGCCTATTTTTAATGGTCACTTTCCAGGAAAGCCTATTTTCCCAGGTGTGTTGATTATAGAAGCCTTAGCGCAAGCTACTGGTATTTTAGGTTTTAAAACCATGCAAGCGCGTGGCGGCCTAACAGGCAATGAACTATATTTATTAGCTTCAGTTGATAACGTTAGATTTAAGCGCCCAGTTGTTCCTGGAGACCAACTGCATTTGCACGCTGAACTAATTAAAGAACGACGTGGCATGTGGAAATTTTCGTGTGAAGCCAAAGTTGACGGAGAGTTAGCTTGCTCAGCGGAAATTATGTGTGCCGCTAGAGAGATGTAA
- the lpxD gene encoding UDP-3-O-(3-hydroxymyristoyl)glucosamine N-acyltransferase → MKTISLAELAQRIGATLQGDGEQQINGVAGIPEADAEKVTFLNDKKYAKQLASCQAAAVILKPEFAELYQGSCLLADNPYLAYALAAQVLDTTPNIANGIASDAFIHESAQIDPTANIASGATVCAGAVVGAGSQIASGAYIGENTEVGKGCKIYANATLYHNCQLGDDCIIHSGAVIGSDGFGFANDKGQWVKIPQVGRVVIEDNVEIGSNTSIDRGTIKDTLIRQGVKIDNLVHIAHNVEVDENTAIAGGVIMAGSTYIGKRCTLAGGVALNGHIQLADDVHVTGFSMVTKSLPEAGVYSSGQPATTNKEWRRNTVKLRQVESLFDRVKELEKQLAELKTSED, encoded by the coding sequence ATGAAGACGATTTCGCTAGCCGAACTGGCTCAGCGCATTGGCGCAACATTGCAAGGTGATGGCGAGCAGCAAATTAATGGCGTTGCTGGTATTCCAGAAGCCGATGCAGAAAAAGTCACTTTTTTAAATGATAAAAAGTACGCTAAGCAACTTGCCAGTTGTCAGGCGGCTGCGGTTATTTTAAAGCCAGAGTTCGCCGAGTTATATCAAGGTTCTTGTTTGTTAGCGGATAATCCATATCTTGCCTACGCATTAGCGGCTCAAGTATTGGATACTACACCGAATATTGCTAACGGTATTGCCAGCGATGCATTTATTCATGAGTCGGCACAAATTGATCCCACAGCAAACATAGCCAGTGGTGCCACCGTTTGTGCAGGTGCTGTTGTTGGTGCTGGTAGTCAAATTGCATCCGGCGCTTACATTGGTGAAAATACCGAGGTGGGTAAAGGCTGTAAAATATATGCAAACGCCACCTTGTACCATAACTGTCAATTAGGTGACGATTGCATCATTCACTCGGGCGCTGTTATTGGCTCGGATGGTTTTGGTTTTGCAAATGATAAAGGCCAATGGGTAAAAATCCCTCAGGTTGGCCGTGTTGTTATAGAAGACAATGTTGAAATTGGCTCTAATACCTCAATTGATCGTGGCACCATTAAAGACACCCTGATCCGTCAAGGTGTAAAAATAGATAATTTGGTACACATTGCTCATAACGTTGAAGTTGATGAAAACACAGCTATTGCTGGTGGCGTTATCATGGCTGGTAGTACCTATATCGGAAAACGTTGTACGTTAGCTGGTGGTGTCGCGCTAAACGGTCATATTCAGTTGGCTGATGATGTGCATGTCACCGGATTTTCTATGGTCACTAAAAGCTTGCCAGAAGCCGGAGTTTACTCGTCAGGTCAACCTGCTACCACAAATAAAGAATGGCGGCGCAATACGGTGAAATTACGCCAGGTTGAAAGTTTATTTGATCGGGTAAAAGAGCTAGAAAAGCAATTAGCGGAATTAAAAACAAGCGAAGATTAA
- a CDS encoding OmpH family outer membrane protein yields the protein MKKLTLAASLLLALTSGFASVANAAQKIGIVDVQAVFQQLPQAAAIQNTIESEFKDRVEEVRRMEQDIKYYMDKQKREAATMSEAEKQENAKKVLSLRDDFTKKAQGLDQEMRRRSAEERNKLLVLIKQNIDAIAAEGKYDLILRKESVPFYANESDNISAKLVDKISKIK from the coding sequence TTGAAAAAGTTAACTTTAGCCGCGTCATTGTTGTTGGCATTAACCAGTGGTTTTGCGTCCGTTGCGAATGCTGCACAAAAAATTGGCATTGTTGATGTACAAGCTGTATTTCAACAGTTACCGCAAGCGGCAGCTATTCAGAATACGATTGAATCGGAATTTAAAGATCGTGTTGAAGAAGTACGTCGTATGGAACAAGACATCAAATATTACATGGATAAGCAAAAGCGCGAAGCAGCAACCATGAGCGAAGCTGAAAAGCAAGAAAACGCTAAAAAAGTACTTTCTTTGCGTGACGACTTTACTAAAAAAGCGCAAGGTTTAGACCAAGAAATGCGTCGTCGTTCAGCGGAAGAGCGCAATAAATTATTGGTATTGATTAAGCAAAATATTGATGCCATTGCCGCTGAAGGTAAATATGACTTAATTTTACGTAAAGAGTCGGTACCTTTCTATGCAAACGAAAGCGACAATATTTCAGCTAAGCTTGTTGATAAAATTAGTAAAATCAAATAA
- the bamA gene encoding outer membrane protein assembly factor BamA, with protein sequence MNFKKSLLTGALALALSANANAVEEFILDDVKINGLQRVALGATLTYVPLQSGDKVNSFRLTQTIKSLFASGHFESIEAYREGNTLIFKVQERPTIAEVILEGNKDLKDEQLQENLDSQDIRAGEPLDKTLLANLEKGLEDFYQSIGKYNADVEAKVTYLPRNRVNLTFEFSEGDAAKVKQINIVGNELFSDDLLLSKFESQQDLAWWEFGSSDRYQKQTLQGDQETLESYYKDRGYIRFAIDSTQVSLTPDKEQVYVTLNVSEGETYTISKVEFVGDLVNQEQAFKRIMGFPKGSLYNAAAVTGGEEAISKMLGNWGYAFPEVETIPEIDDEKKEVALTVKVDPGKRINVRRIIFEGNETTDDEVLRRELRQMESAWLSSYSLEMSKVRIQRLPYVESVEFETVRLPDQDDQVDVIFTVKEQPSGQFNAGIGYGDATGFSMQAGIQHNNFLGTGNMVAFNVNTISYAKTASVSFTDPYFTVDGISLGGSVSYQEIDYGNSFSNTEDYELTRFTSSLNLSYPIDEVNRIRWGVGYFHNEMGNFSQPSEMMRSFNIVYDDKKNDKNQLVFDNYELSTGWSRSTLNKGMFPTAGNSQNLTGKITVPGSDNQYFKLSFEDKHYFPLDRFHSWVFTTRLRLGYANGYGEIGNGNDHVLPTWEYFRAGGQSTMRGFENSVVGPKLFYRTSQTISGPADGQGNVDTIVLDPRFDLLQKYTTNGSQNARSNGGNAQALGTVELIFPLPFVEPAASTSFRTSAFVDFGNVWDTEFDFGKYAELDPDQLAIIDDYSDPMRFRASAGISVQWISPMGPIIFSFAKPLKKFDDDETKFFSFNIGNTF encoded by the coding sequence ATGAATTTTAAAAAATCTTTACTCACTGGTGCGTTAGCACTGGCATTGAGTGCAAACGCGAATGCAGTTGAAGAGTTTATCCTTGATGATGTCAAGATAAATGGTCTACAGCGTGTCGCGCTTGGCGCAACGTTAACCTATGTCCCATTGCAGTCTGGCGATAAGGTTAACTCATTTCGTTTAACTCAAACTATTAAATCTTTGTTTGCATCGGGTCATTTTGAATCTATCGAAGCGTACCGTGAAGGCAATACATTAATTTTTAAAGTTCAAGAGCGTCCAACCATTGCCGAAGTTATTTTAGAAGGCAATAAAGATTTAAAAGATGAGCAGTTGCAAGAGAATCTTGATTCGCAAGATATTCGTGCGGGTGAACCTTTAGATAAAACGCTTTTAGCTAACCTTGAAAAAGGTCTGGAAGACTTTTACCAAAGTATTGGTAAGTACAACGCCGATGTAGAAGCGAAAGTCACCTATTTGCCGCGCAACCGTGTAAATTTGACCTTTGAATTTTCCGAGGGTGATGCAGCCAAAGTTAAGCAAATTAATATTGTTGGTAATGAACTGTTTTCGGATGATTTATTACTGAGTAAATTTGAGTCTCAGCAAGATTTAGCTTGGTGGGAATTCGGCTCAAGTGATCGTTACCAAAAGCAAACCTTGCAAGGTGATCAGGAAACGCTGGAATCTTATTATAAAGATCGCGGTTATATTCGTTTTGCCATCGACTCTACCCAAGTATCATTAACGCCTGATAAAGAGCAAGTCTATGTTACGTTAAACGTATCAGAAGGCGAAACTTACACCATTTCAAAAGTTGAGTTTGTTGGTGATTTAGTCAATCAAGAGCAGGCATTCAAGCGTATTATGGGCTTTCCTAAAGGTAGTTTATATAACGCTGCAGCCGTGACAGGTGGTGAAGAAGCCATTTCGAAGATGTTGGGCAACTGGGGTTATGCATTTCCTGAAGTAGAAACTATTCCGGAAATTGATGACGAGAAAAAAGAAGTTGCGTTAACCGTTAAGGTTGATCCCGGTAAGCGAATTAACGTGCGTCGTATCATCTTTGAAGGTAATGAAACCACAGATGATGAAGTGTTACGTCGTGAGCTACGCCAAATGGAATCAGCTTGGCTATCAAGCTATTCATTAGAAATGTCTAAAGTTCGAATTCAACGCTTACCTTATGTTGAGTCGGTTGAGTTTGAAACTGTTCGCTTGCCTGATCAAGATGATCAAGTCGATGTTATCTTTACTGTAAAAGAACAGCCTTCAGGGCAATTTAACGCTGGTATAGGTTATGGCGATGCAACAGGCTTTAGTATGCAAGCCGGTATTCAACATAATAACTTCTTAGGTACGGGTAATATGGTAGCGTTTAACGTTAATACCATCTCGTATGCTAAAACTGCTAGTGTGAGTTTTACTGATCCTTATTTTACCGTGGATGGTATCAGTTTAGGGGGCTCAGTTTCTTATCAAGAAATCGACTACGGTAACTCGTTCTCTAATACCGAAGATTACGAACTTACGCGTTTTACTTCATCACTTAATTTAAGTTACCCAATTGACGAAGTGAATCGCATTCGTTGGGGAGTAGGCTATTTTCATAATGAAATGGGTAACTTCTCGCAACCATCTGAAATGATGCGCTCATTCAATATTGTTTATGATGACAAAAAGAATGATAAAAACCAGTTAGTTTTTGATAACTATGAGTTATCAACTGGTTGGTCTCGTAGCACATTGAACAAAGGTATGTTTCCAACAGCGGGTAATAGTCAAAACTTAACGGGTAAGATTACCGTTCCAGGTTCGGATAACCAATATTTTAAATTATCGTTTGAAGATAAACATTATTTCCCATTAGATCGTTTTCATTCATGGGTGTTTACCACGCGGTTACGTTTAGGCTATGCCAACGGTTATGGAGAGATTGGCAATGGTAATGATCACGTATTACCTACGTGGGAATACTTCCGAGCCGGTGGTCAATCTACCATGCGTGGGTTTGAGAATAGTGTGGTTGGTCCTAAACTGTTTTATCGAACGTCACAAACCATAAGCGGCCCGGCGGACGGTCAAGGTAATGTTGATACTATCGTACTTGATCCTCGTTTTGACCTATTACAAAAATATACGACTAATGGTAGCCAAAACGCTCGTTCTAACGGTGGTAACGCGCAAGCGTTAGGGACAGTCGAGTTGATTTTCCCATTGCCTTTTGTTGAGCCAGCCGCGAGTACATCATTCCGTACCAGTGCTTTTGTTGATTTTGGTAACGTATGGGATACTGAGTTCGATTTTGGAAAATATGCAGAATTAGATCCAGATCAGCTTGCAATCATTGATGATTATTCGGATCCTATGCGCTTTAGAGCGTCTGCTGGTATTTCAGTGCAATGGATATCGCCGATGGGGCCGATTATTTTTAGCTTTGCTAAACCATTGAAAAAATTCGATGATGATGAAACTAAGTTCTTTAGCTTCAACATCGGTAATACATTCTAA
- the rseP gene encoding sigma E protease regulator RseP → MTFIWNLLFFIILIGVLVTVHEYGHFIVARKCGVKVLRFAIGFGSPLFKWHDKQGTEYVIAAIPLGGYVKMLDSRIEDVPQAYHDQTFNYKPVSQRIAIVAAGPIFNFILAIVAFWAMYLIGVQSPKPIIGDIVKDSIVAQANIQSSSEIFSINGQRTNTWQDVQLELSRVIGAPDVIVEVIAKHQQQPKSRVLDLTYWTPKPESESLITSIGIKPYRPNIHAIVSQVADKSPAFNVLQIGDKIIAVNGNKIADWRDFQTQVWPYPNEEIAIQVERNGRELELFLKLGVTKHRDGKTVGFVGVSPTVEPFPPEYTNHQQYNVLAAIPVAVEKTWNTITLSFAMVAKLLSGEVSIKALSGPVTIAEGAGTTASYGLVHFLSFMAFISVNLGIINLLPLPVLDGGHLLYYLIELATGKPVPESVQELGYKIGLILIFSMMSIAIFNDIARL, encoded by the coding sequence ATGACATTTATATGGAATTTGCTCTTCTTTATCATTTTAATCGGCGTGCTAGTGACTGTGCATGAGTATGGTCATTTTATTGTTGCGCGCAAATGTGGTGTTAAAGTGTTGCGTTTTGCAATTGGTTTTGGCAGTCCTTTATTTAAATGGCACGACAAGCAAGGCACTGAGTATGTTATAGCCGCCATTCCATTGGGTGGCTATGTTAAAATGCTTGATTCCAGAATAGAAGACGTTCCCCAAGCCTACCACGACCAAACGTTTAACTATAAGCCGGTTAGTCAACGTATTGCTATCGTAGCTGCTGGGCCTATTTTTAATTTTATATTGGCGATTGTTGCATTTTGGGCAATGTACTTAATTGGCGTCCAGTCGCCTAAGCCGATTATTGGTGACATAGTTAAAGACTCAATTGTTGCGCAGGCTAATATTCAATCGAGTAGTGAAATATTTTCGATTAATGGCCAGCGGACAAATACTTGGCAAGATGTGCAACTTGAATTGTCTCGCGTGATTGGCGCGCCAGATGTTATTGTGGAAGTGATAGCGAAACATCAGCAACAACCTAAATCTCGCGTACTCGATTTAACTTATTGGACACCTAAACCGGAAAGTGAAAGTTTAATAACATCTATTGGTATTAAACCCTATAGACCCAATATTCACGCTATTGTCAGTCAGGTTGCTGATAAGTCTCCGGCATTTAATGTATTGCAAATTGGCGATAAAATTATTGCGGTTAACGGTAACAAAATTGCCGATTGGCGTGATTTCCAAACACAAGTATGGCCTTATCCCAATGAAGAAATTGCGATTCAGGTTGAGCGAAATGGGCGCGAGCTGGAACTTTTCTTGAAATTAGGCGTCACAAAACACCGTGATGGAAAAACCGTTGGCTTTGTTGGGGTATCACCTACAGTTGAGCCTTTTCCTCCAGAATATACTAATCATCAACAGTATAATGTGCTGGCTGCTATACCGGTAGCGGTTGAAAAAACGTGGAATACGATTACTTTGAGTTTTGCCATGGTTGCAAAGCTGTTAAGTGGTGAAGTTTCCATAAAAGCATTAAGTGGACCTGTGACCATTGCTGAGGGGGCAGGTACCACTGCAAGTTATGGGTTAGTACATTTTTTAAGCTTTATGGCCTTTATTAGCGTTAATTTGGGAATAATTAACCTTTTACCCTTGCCTGTACTTGATGGCGGCCATTTACTTTATTACCTTATCGAGCTTGCCACTGGTAAGCCAGTTCCAGAAAGTGTTCAGGAACTGGGGTATAAGATAGGGCTAATTTTAATATTTAGCATGATGAGCATAGCCATTTTTAATGATATCGCTCGTCTATAA
- the ispC gene encoding 1-deoxy-D-xylulose-5-phosphate reductoisomerase, whose translation MQTLSVLGATGSIGLNTLDVVRSNPSLFNVFALTGHAQVEKLAELCIEFAPSYAVVMSQKAASQLKPLIAHLDVEVLIGVEGLEYVASHAAVDTVMAAIVGAAGLKPCLAAAQAGKRILLANKESLVMAGQLFIEQVKLNNATLLPVDSEHNAIFQSLPLDYQQDYLHKSISDFGVSSIILTGSGGPFRDTPLQELASKTPAQAVAHPNWSMGQKISVDSATMMNKGLEFIEACYLFSVAPEFIEVLIHPQSVIHSMVRYQDGSVLAQMGQPDMRTPIAHTMGFPERLSTKVQPYDFVTGGDFSFSQPCEARYPNLYLAKQAFKQGQETTTVLNAANEVNVAAFLNNQIGFTEISQLNQLALETYQPHKATCIEAILSIDTEARHTANQLIAQHRRVN comes from the coding sequence ATGCAAACACTCTCGGTTTTAGGTGCAACAGGCTCAATCGGACTCAATACATTAGATGTGGTGCGTAGCAATCCATCACTATTTAATGTATTTGCCCTAACAGGTCATGCTCAAGTCGAAAAACTGGCTGAGCTGTGTATCGAGTTTGCTCCATCTTATGCTGTTGTCATGAGTCAAAAAGCCGCGAGTCAATTAAAGCCGCTTATTGCTCATCTTGATGTTGAAGTGTTAATTGGCGTGGAAGGCTTAGAGTACGTTGCTAGCCATGCGGCGGTTGATACCGTGATGGCGGCCATTGTCGGCGCTGCAGGTTTAAAGCCTTGCTTAGCAGCAGCGCAAGCCGGTAAACGTATTTTATTAGCGAATAAAGAATCCTTGGTCATGGCGGGCCAATTATTTATTGAGCAAGTGAAGCTAAATAATGCGACCTTATTGCCAGTGGATAGTGAACATAATGCTATCTTTCAAAGCTTGCCTCTTGATTATCAACAAGATTACCTACACAAATCCATTTCGGACTTTGGGGTTAGCTCTATTATCTTAACCGGCTCTGGTGGGCCTTTTAGAGATACTCCACTACAAGAGCTTGCCAGTAAAACCCCTGCTCAAGCTGTCGCTCATCCCAACTGGAGTATGGGACAAAAAATTTCGGTTGATTCGGCCACCATGATGAATAAAGGCTTAGAGTTTATTGAAGCTTGTTATTTGTTTTCAGTGGCGCCAGAGTTTATTGAAGTGCTAATACACCCACAATCAGTCATTCATTCAATGGTTCGTTATCAGGACGGTTCGGTGTTGGCGCAAATGGGGCAGCCAGATATGCGCACACCTATTGCACATACAATGGGGTTCCCAGAGCGATTATCAACCAAAGTACAACCTTACGACTTTGTCACCGGTGGTGATTTTAGTTTTAGCCAACCCTGTGAAGCGCGTTATCCTAACCTTTATTTAGCCAAACAAGCGTTTAAGCAAGGGCAAGAAACCACCACAGTGCTTAACGCCGCCAATGAAGTCAATGTTGCCGCATTTTTAAATAACCAAATTGGCTTTACTGAAATTAGCCAGTTGAATCAATTAGCATTAGAAACGTATCAACCACATAAAGCCACTTGTATTGAAGCAATTTTGTCGATAGATACAGAAGCTCGCCATACTGCCAATCAGTTAATCGCGCAACACAGAAGGGTTAACTAA
- a CDS encoding phosphatidate cytidylyltransferase, with product MKNNSSLKKRILTALILLPVALVAIFEFPLWGFAAFCAFIMALGAWEWGPFIGFSKKRLRISLMALLIGIIGYLFYHFNLHQPQAFSMQSDITLYLLSASVAWWVIAAGFVLSYPKTSSFWRQKAFLKMVFGFLTLVPTWVAATLIRSTNYADDAKFGAWLLLFAMALVWAADIGAYFAGKAYGKRKLMPNVSPGKTIEGMLGGMIAAFAVVFLVAQTPLLAAFNIAQMALLSFAVVISSVLGDLLESMLKRQAGIKDSGTILPGHGGILDRIDSLTAALPIFAFLFYFVI from the coding sequence TTGAAAAATAATAGCTCTTTGAAAAAACGTATACTTACCGCCCTTATTTTACTGCCAGTAGCACTGGTTGCTATTTTTGAATTCCCGCTTTGGGGTTTTGCGGCATTTTGTGCATTTATCATGGCATTAGGGGCTTGGGAGTGGGGGCCGTTTATTGGTTTTTCTAAAAAACGGTTACGTATCTCACTAATGGCATTACTAATCGGGATTATTGGTTATTTATTTTACCATTTTAATCTGCATCAACCGCAGGCTTTCTCGATGCAATCTGACATAACCTTGTATTTACTGAGCGCATCGGTGGCTTGGTGGGTTATTGCCGCAGGTTTTGTTTTGTCCTACCCCAAAACATCTTCATTTTGGCGGCAAAAAGCTTTTCTTAAAATGGTATTCGGTTTTTTAACCCTAGTACCCACATGGGTTGCGGCCACGCTAATTCGTAGCACAAATTATGCTGACGATGCAAAGTTTGGTGCATGGCTGTTACTTTTTGCGATGGCGCTAGTTTGGGCCGCAGATATTGGGGCTTATTTTGCGGGTAAAGCGTATGGTAAGCGTAAACTCATGCCTAACGTCAGCCCTGGTAAAACTATTGAAGGGATGCTTGGTGGCATGATCGCTGCCTTTGCCGTGGTTTTTTTAGTGGCGCAAACCCCGTTACTCGCTGCATTTAATATTGCTCAGATGGCATTACTTTCTTTTGCCGTGGTCATTAGCTCAGTGTTGGGTGATTTGTTAGAAAGTATGCTTAAACGCCAAGCTGGAATAAAAGACAGCGGTACCATACTGCCAGGACATGGTGGTATTTTAGACCGCATTGATAGTCTCACTGCAGCGCTGCCTATTTTTGCTTTTTTGTTTTATTTCGTAATATAG